In a genomic window of Punica granatum isolate Tunisia-2019 chromosome 6, ASM765513v2, whole genome shotgun sequence:
- the LOC116211979 gene encoding citrate-binding protein-like — protein sequence MRTASKLALSYVISFLIGLTILCGNYNKANAWGPIDPTEGFISLPFNQSFYHIQKPYDVQEDERYSFCDGVHRCWVYSADKPHTTTSLTKPRTEIAIHGYNYSSGVWQFEGYGFVPRGTTNVCIMQVFGASPPHATTLMVRVYNESLMYYRGPVLLRGAFDRWFRLNVIHDVDNSKVKVYIDGYLRLEAQGRGGTSHAFKCGVYAQDGDSYYMESRWKDIKILRKCD from the exons ATGAGAACGGCTTCTAAATTAGCTTTATCTTACGTTATAAGCTTCTTAATTGGGCTTACCATACTCTGTGGTAACTATAATAAGGCCAATGCGTGGGGGCCAATTGATCCCACGGAGGGTTTCATCTCCCTGCCCTTCAACCAGTCATTCTACCACATTCAGAAGCCGTATGATGTCCAAGAAGATGAACGTTACAGCTTCTGCGATGGAGTCCACCGATGCTGGGTGTACTCGGCCGACAAGCCTCACACAACGACCAGCCTAACAAAGCCCCGAACCGAGATTGCGATTCAT GGTTATAACTACTCGTCCGGAGTTTGGCAGTTTGAGGGGTACGGCTTCGTCCCCCGTGGGACGACCAATGTGTGCATCATGCAGGTTTTTGGGGCGAGCCCTCCTCACGCCACGACCCTGATGGTGAGAGTCTACAACGAATCCCTTATGTACTACAGGGGACCCGTCCTCCTTCGCGGTGCATTTGACCGATGGTTCAGGCTTAACGTGATCCACGACGTGGACAATTCAAAGGTGAAGGTGTACATTGACGGATACTTGAGATTGGAGGCACAAGGCAGAGGTGGAACATCCCACGCCTTTAAATGCGGGGTCTATGCCCAGGATGGTGACTCCTATTACATGGAATCTCGCTGGAAGGACATCAAAATCTTAAGAAAATGCGATTGA
- the LOC116211717 gene encoding citrate-binding protein-like isoform X1 encodes MRAQSYISTLASLLLPRLFFLPILQIAIGWPVDLTRGFTNLPLVNLTDYHIQKPYDLPVGDRYSFKNGVHKLWVYPTDNPLSKGSPTKPRSEIIINGYNYSSGVWQFEGHGYVPCGMSGVCIMQVFGASPHNTTLMLRVSNGSLYYYNKSLLVPNIYDRWFKLNVIHDVNASRLNVYVDGDLKLEAPGRGGTIHYFKCGVYVQDNESYYRESRWKGIKVLKKCDI; translated from the exons atgaGAGCTCAGTCCTATATCTCCACTCTGGCTTCTCTACTTCTTCCTcgtcttttctttttaccaATACTGCAAATCGCGATTGGGTGGCCAGTGGACCTGACCCGAGGGTTCACAAACCTCCCACTGGTGAACTTGACTGATTATCACATTCAGAAGCCCTATGACTTGCCCGTTGGCGACCGATACAGCTTCAAGAATGGAGTCCACAAGCTGTGGGTCTACCCCACTGACAACCCTCTGTCCAAAGGGAGCCCAACTAAACCTCGAAGTGAGATCATCATAAAT GGTTACAACTACTCATCAGGGGTGTGGCAGTTTGAGGGGCACGGGTACGTCCCATGCGGCATGTCTGGGGTCTGCATCATGCAGGTGTTTGGTGCAAGCCCCCACAACACGACCCTCATGCTCAGGGTCTCCAACGGCTCTCTATATTACTACAACAAGAGTCTCCTGGTCCCGAATATCTATGACAGGTGGTTCAAGTTGAACGTGATCCATGACGTTAATGCATCCCGACTGAATGTCTATGTTGACGGGGATCTAAAGCTCGAGGCTCCAGGTCGTGGAGGCACAATCCACTACTTTAAGTGCGGGGTGTATGTGCAGGACAATGAATCATATTACAGGGAGTCCCGTTGGAAGGGGATTAAGGTCCTCAAGAAATGTGACATTTGA
- the LOC116211717 gene encoding citrate-binding protein-like isoform X2 has protein sequence MTCPLATDTASRMESTSCGSTPLTTLCPKGAQLNLEGYNYSSGVWQFEGHGYVPCGMSGVCIMQVFGASPHNTTLMLRVSNGSLYYYNKSLLVPNIYDRWFKLNVIHDVNASRLNVYVDGDLKLEAPGRGGTIHYFKCGVYVQDNESYYRESRWKGIKVLKKCDI, from the exons ATGACTTGCCCGTTGGCGACCGATACAGCTTCAAGAATGGAGTCCACAAGCTGTGGGTCTACCCCACTGACAACCCTCTGTCCAAAGGGAGCCCAACTAAACCTCGAA GGTTACAACTACTCATCAGGGGTGTGGCAGTTTGAGGGGCACGGGTACGTCCCATGCGGCATGTCTGGGGTCTGCATCATGCAGGTGTTTGGTGCAAGCCCCCACAACACGACCCTCATGCTCAGGGTCTCCAACGGCTCTCTATATTACTACAACAAGAGTCTCCTGGTCCCGAATATCTATGACAGGTGGTTCAAGTTGAACGTGATCCATGACGTTAATGCATCCCGACTGAATGTCTATGTTGACGGGGATCTAAAGCTCGAGGCTCCAGGTCGTGGAGGCACAATCCACTACTTTAAGTGCGGGGTGTATGTGCAGGACAATGAATCATATTACAGGGAGTCCCGTTGGAAGGGGATTAAGGTCCTCAAGAAATGTGACATTTGA